Proteins encoded together in one Macadamia integrifolia cultivar HAES 741 chromosome 8, SCU_Mint_v3, whole genome shotgun sequence window:
- the LOC122086516 gene encoding uncharacterized protein LOC122086516, which translates to MGGGKRRFGKKRGGAGSGRALFIDGGLLSDWQNDSTSPITIPGRGKTSRGNGKSASKSGKFDRPKGPSSKVGSQKHNGTSFGYEYPATDVQERSVSFAGGNLKGSEVDESQPIVLGDSKKTQIVAYVDQTPDENALSGGDFTYDYGSSFVLGESCHRGLGFCDELETTPSGIGSSSAKEEGREGQGFTSSSTEKEMNAEENCSRVTRGGKSLPKKNSGFVSIGGLKLYTEDISDEESDGFEDKEDEDEDENSADERSSESLQSSDSDGLSESGSLDEMFYDDGSEIDEEVAEDYLEGIGGSFEAVNTKWLLEQPLDVSDEDDSSSSSSDDSPEEFEGAALQDASMQYGMKPPKSKKKNLAGSGRLRATMNDQSMILDDILYVKDPRMESGKKKHAVRLPQSWPRETRRSKNSRSIPGEKKKHRKEMIALKRRERMMRHGVDLEKINMELRQMVLDEVDMLSFHPMHPRDCSQVRRVASIYRLRSGCQGSGKKRFVTVTRTVHTCMPSLTDQQRLEKLLGAGDEFADFVVNEAPKEKALNRERRTKTTAKLRGLRLVEPRQSAPSKQSKNSTNRHGRNESGGKKRDGRNSTTYANQPLSFVSSGVMLVDDSVEEKEISTPDANVRSSSEIKSITSSSRLGAFELHTKGFGSKMMAKMGFVEGGGLGKDGQGMMVPIEAIKRPKSLGLGVEFSPTQETEGARSDKSGAFERQMKGQSGAFEKHMKGQTGAFEKHMKGQSGAFEKHTKGFGSKMMAKMGFVEGMGLGKDSQGIVNPLVAVRLPKSRGLGAK; encoded by the exons ATGGGTGGAGGAAAGAGGAGGTTCGGCAAGAAGAGGGGCGGAGCTGGCTCTGGTAGAGCTCTCTTCATTGATGGCGGCTTATTGTCTGATTGGCAAAACGATTCTACTTCGCCGATCACGATCCCGGGTCGAG GGAAAACATCGAGAGGGAACGGAAAATCTGCATCAAAATCCGGGAAATTCGACAGGCCGAAGGGGCCTTCTTCAAAGGTTGGATCTCAAAAACACAATGGGACTTCTTTCGGATACGAATACCCGGCTACTGACGTTCAG GAGCGTTCGGTGTCGTTTGCTGGAGGCAATCTGAAAGGTAGTGAAGTGGATGAGTCGCAGCCGATTGTTTTAGGTGATTCTAAGAAGACCCAAATTGTTGCTTATGTAGACCAAACACCTGATGAGAACGCCTTAAGTGGTGGAGATTTTACATATGATTATGGTTCAAGTTTTGTCCTGGGCGAGAGCTGTCACAGAGGGTTGGGATTCTGCGATGAGCTGGAGACGACCCCAAGTGGGATCGGATCATCCTCTGCGAAGGAGGAAGGGAGAGAAGGGCAGGGGTTCACTTCATCTTCTACGGAGAAGGAAATGAATGCTGAAGAGAACTGTAGTCGAGTGACACGAGGTGGGAAATCGCTTCCCAAGAAGAATTCAGGATTTGTGTCCATTGGAGGACTGAAACTATATACGGAGGACATTTCTGATGAGGAAAGTGATGGCTTTGAggataaagaagatgaagatgaagacgaAAATTCAGCTGATGAAAGAAGCTCTGAGTCTTTACAGTCGAGCGATTCAGATGGATTGTCTGAAAGTGGTAGTTTGGATGAAATGTTCTATGACGATGGTTCTGAAATTGATGAAGAGGTTGCTGAAGATTACTTGGAAGGAATTGGTGGGAGCTTTGAAGCAGTTAACACTAAGTGGTTGCTGGAGCAGCCTTTGGATGTCTCGGATGAGGATGATTCTTCAAGCAGTAGCAGTGATGACAGTCCAGAAGAGTTTGAAGGGGCTGCTCTACAGGATGCATCGATGCAATATGGTATGAAGCCGccaaaatcaaagaagaagaatctaGCAGGATCTGGCAGGCTCAGAGCCACCATGAATGATCAGTCGATGATTTTGGATGATATCTTATATGTAAAGGACCCCAGGATGGAGTCGGGTAAGAAGAAGCATGCTGTTCGGCTTCCTCAGTCTTGGCCCCGTGAGACTCGAAGGAGTAAGAATTCTAGAAGCATTCCAG gtgaaaaaaagaaacatcGCAAAGAAATGATTGCTTTGAAGCGCCGGGAGAGAATGATGCGCCACGGTGTTGATTTGGAGAAAATAAATATG GAACTGAGGCAGATGGTCTTGGATGAAGTTGATATGCTATCCTTTCACCCTATGCATCCCCGTGATTGTTCCCAG gtaAGACGGGTAGCATCAATTTATCGCTTACGGAGTGGTTGCCAAGGCTCTGGCAAGAAAAG ATTTGTTACAGTGACACGAACTGTACACACATGCATGCCATCTTTAACTGATCAACAGCGCTTGGAGAAG CTGTTAGGAGCTGGTGATGAGTTTGCAGATTTTGTGGTCAATGAAGCACCTAAAGAAAAAGCTCTAAATCGAGAAAGACGAACCAAGACAACTGCAAAATTGAGGGGTCTGCGTCTAGTAGAACCACGCCAATCTGCCCCAAGCAAGCAATCAAAGAACTCGACCAACCGTCATGGCAGAAATGAGTCAGGTGGGAAAAAACGGGATGGGAGAAATAGTACTACATATGCCAATCAGCCTCTATCATTTGTCTCGAGTGGTGTGATGCTAGTTGATGATTCTGTAGAGGAGAAGGAGATCAGCACTCCTGATGCAAATGTGAGGAGCAGTTCTGAAATAAAATCTATCACAAGCTCCTCGAGACTGGGTGCATTTGAGTTGCACACAAAGGGATTCGGATCAAAGATGATGGCGAAGATGGGATTTGTGGAAGGGGGAGGTTTAGGAAAGGACGGGCAAGGGATGATGGTGCCCATAGAAGCTATTAAACGGCCCAAATCGCTGGGATTGGGTGTTGAATTCTCCCCAACCCAAGAAACTGAAGGGGCTAGATCTGATAAAAGTGGAGCATTTGAGAGACAAATGAAGGGGCAAAGTGGAGCATTTGAGAAACACATGAAGGGGCAAACTGGAGCATTTGAGAAACACATGAAGGGGCAAAGTGGAGCTTTTGAGAAACACACAAAAGGGTTTGGTTCGAAGATGATGGCAAAGATGGGATTTGTTGAAGGCATGGGCTTGGGCAAGGATTCCCAGGGTATCGTCAATCCGTTGGTTGCAGTTAGGCTCCCAAAATCTCGAGGATTAGGTGCTAAATGA